AGGATCTTGCCGCGCTCGGTGATGAACTTCTTGAGAAGATCCACATCCTTGTAATCGATGGGATCACCGGGCTTGATCGGCGAGAGACGCTTCTTGAAGAAGGAGCTGGACATGACTCAGGAACGGATGGAGGAAAGACAGACCTGCAAGGTCACTTGATCTCCTTGTGGAGCGTGGCCTTGTTGCAGTGGGGACAGAACTTTTTGATCTCCAGCCGTTCGGTGGTGTTCCGGCGG
The Synechococcus sp. PROS-U-1 DNA segment above includes these coding regions:
- the rpsR gene encoding 30S ribosomal protein S18; protein product: MSSSFFKKRLSPIKPGDPIDYKDVDLLKKFITERGKILPRRLTGLTAKQQRDLTNAVKRARIVALLPFVNPEG